From a region of the Mucilaginibacter auburnensis genome:
- a CDS encoding gluconokinase, producing the protein MNSIVAIELGTNAVRIFAFDLMGNIIGFAKGHYPTFHEGPDNSEQDPEQVFITMLYVLKNLLNDTLYPQKCVVGCICFSGSMHSLLTVDKDGVPLGNVITWADNRGKETAVELKESELGRTIYEATGTPIHPMSSMVKIAWLRNNDPDRFKKTSKYLPVKSYILQQLTGSCIIDYSIASATGLMNIHSLTWDDTALEFAGISAGKLPQLVPVFYSEAKLKKEYQKALRLQPDVKIIIGSSDGCLATLGAGVWEEGKATITIEDSGAFRVIGDKIIKDHNKQIFNYLLTKEHIVSGGPTNSGGVIFEWFTKRFGDFKKAFDIDHSMGNLIREAAEVTVGSDGLLFLPYLLGERAPIWNANAKGCYFGINIRHERKHFIRATIEGILYEMYSIGKTLENHRAIDSLSVNGSFASIPFCTQIIADIFNKPVSTVSHGDTIGAGAFLLSATEMGMYKNLREASNTIKMHQIFLPNANDHAIYRQYFTVFESLIEKIGGEFDAISNLQNLK; encoded by the coding sequence ATGAACAGTATAGTAGCCATTGAATTAGGAACCAACGCGGTGCGCATATTCGCGTTTGATCTGATGGGCAATATTATTGGTTTTGCAAAAGGACATTATCCAACGTTTCATGAGGGGCCGGATAATAGTGAGCAAGATCCCGAGCAGGTGTTTATTACCATGCTTTATGTACTGAAGAATTTGCTGAATGATACGCTTTACCCGCAGAAGTGTGTGGTAGGTTGTATTTGTTTTAGCGGATCGATGCACAGCTTGCTTACGGTTGATAAGGATGGCGTTCCCTTGGGTAATGTGATAACATGGGCTGATAACCGTGGGAAGGAAACAGCTGTAGAATTAAAAGAGTCAGAATTAGGCCGTACCATATACGAAGCTACAGGTACCCCAATACACCCAATGTCGTCAATGGTAAAAATTGCCTGGCTTAGAAACAATGATCCTGATCGTTTTAAAAAAACAAGCAAATATTTGCCGGTTAAAAGTTACATTCTGCAACAACTCACAGGTTCGTGCATAATAGACTATAGTATAGCCTCGGCAACAGGGCTAATGAATATTCATAGCTTAACATGGGATGATACCGCGCTTGAGTTTGCCGGTATAAGCGCTGGTAAGCTGCCACAACTGGTGCCTGTATTTTACTCAGAAGCCAAACTTAAAAAAGAGTATCAAAAAGCATTGCGGCTACAGCCGGATGTAAAGATAATTATAGGCTCAAGCGACGGCTGCCTTGCCACATTAGGCGCGGGTGTTTGGGAAGAGGGTAAGGCTACCATAACAATTGAAGATAGCGGTGCATTTAGGGTAATTGGAGATAAAATAATTAAAGATCATAATAAACAGATATTTAACTATCTGCTCACCAAAGAGCATATTGTAAGCGGTGGGCCTACTAATAGCGGCGGCGTTATTTTTGAATGGTTTACCAAGCGTTTTGGCGATTTTAAAAAGGCGTTTGATATTGACCACTCCATGGGTAACCTTATAAGGGAGGCAGCAGAAGTGACGGTTGGGTCAGATGGGTTGTTGTTTTTACCGTATTTATTAGGAGAACGTGCGCCAATCTGGAATGCTAACGCAAAGGGCTGTTATTTCGGTATAAATATAAGGCATGAGCGTAAGCACTTTATCAGAGCCACTATTGAAGGTATTTTATATGAAATGTACAGCATTGGAAAAACGCTCGAGAACCACAGAGCAATTGATAGTCTTTCGGTTAATGGAAGCTTCGCATCTATACCATTTTGTACGCAGATTATCGCAGATATTTTTAATAAGCCGGTGAGTACGGTGAGTCATGGCGACACCATTGGTGCGGGGGCGTTTTTACTAAGCGCTACCGAAATGGGAATGTATAAAAATCTGCGCGAGGCTTCAAATACAATAAAAATGCATCAGATCTTTTTGCCAAATGCTAACGATCATGCCATTTACAGGCAGTATTTTACAGTGTTTGAAAGCCTGATTGAAAAAATCGGAGGAGAATTTGATGCTATTTCCAATTTACAAAATTTGAAATAA
- a CDS encoding Gfo/Idh/MocA family protein → MNSRRNFLQKLGLSALAVQFSPVTGWAKNQAQVSDQPYDGPVLRVAIMGIGTYGNIVARALQASTKAKLVGVISGSPEKVKDWQSKYGIPDKNVYNYSNFENIKNNPDIDAIYVIVPNFLHKPYALRAATTGKHVICEKPLGRNAKESQDIVDGCKKAGVKLLVGYRMHFEPKNLEIISMRNAGDFGKIKYFTGNGGFRIGDPTQWRLDREKAGGGSMMDIGIYAVNGARYMVGEDPIWVTAQELPKSDTTKFKEGVDETITFQMGFPSGAVAQCLSTYGMNYVDRFLLIGERGWAELNPANGYGPLKGRTNKGELKAVSPPMQQTVQMDEMAGILLEGKTPVVAVDGEEAIKDSKIIDAVYEAVKTGKKVLLKLS, encoded by the coding sequence ATGAATTCTCGCAGAAATTTTTTACAAAAGCTGGGCCTATCTGCTTTGGCTGTACAATTTAGCCCCGTAACAGGCTGGGCAAAAAACCAGGCACAGGTGAGTGACCAACCGTATGATGGCCCCGTTTTACGCGTTGCTATAATGGGCATTGGCACGTATGGCAACATTGTTGCCCGTGCGCTGCAAGCCAGTACAAAAGCTAAACTGGTGGGTGTTATAAGCGGATCGCCCGAGAAAGTGAAGGATTGGCAAAGCAAATATGGCATTCCGGACAAAAATGTATATAACTACAGCAATTTTGAGAACATAAAAAACAACCCGGATATAGATGCTATATACGTTATAGTACCTAACTTTTTGCATAAGCCTTATGCTTTACGCGCTGCTACAACCGGTAAGCATGTTATTTGCGAGAAGCCACTTGGCCGCAATGCAAAAGAGAGTCAGGATATAGTTGATGGCTGCAAAAAAGCAGGTGTTAAACTGCTGGTGGGCTACCGCATGCACTTTGAACCGAAAAACCTGGAGATCATATCCATGCGTAATGCCGGCGATTTTGGCAAAATAAAGTACTTTACAGGTAATGGTGGCTTCCGCATTGGCGACCCAACCCAATGGCGCCTTGACCGCGAAAAAGCAGGAGGTGGCTCGATGATGGATATTGGCATTTACGCTGTGAACGGTGCACGTTACATGGTTGGCGAGGACCCGATATGGGTTACCGCACAAGAGTTACCTAAAAGTGATACTACCAAGTTCAAAGAAGGCGTTGACGAAACCATTACCTTCCAGATGGGTTTCCCGAGTGGCGCGGTTGCGCAGTGCCTTTCAACCTACGGAATGAACTATGTTGACCGCTTTTTATTAATTGGCGAACGGGGATGGGCTGAACTTAACCCGGCCAATGGTTATGGGCCATTAAAGGGCCGCACAAATAAAGGCGAATTGAAAGCAGTATCGCCGCCTATGCAGCAAACCGTACAAATGGATGAGATGGCAGGCATATTATTGGAAGGCAAAACACCTGTTGTAGCAGTAGATGGTGAGGAAGCCATAAAAGACTCAAAAATTATTGACGCTGTTTACGAAGCTGTAAAAACGGGTAAGAAAGTGCTGTTAAAATTGAGCTAA
- a CDS encoding SusC/RagA family TonB-linked outer membrane protein, protein MKKRRGTPSYNSIVTGVFAVLLCASSAQAENNTNSNAAALGPLAKLAAANVLVKPVPAKTVTGKVVDSKGEALIGVSIAEQGTTKGVVTDADGNYSISVEGNNSILVFTYIGYETQSQTVGARTVINVTLQNKSSNLEEVVVTALGIKRESKKLGYAATTANVEEIQQNRTTNVMSSLEGKVAGLNISPPAAGPGSSTRIRLRGQAAFNGATNSPLIVVNGLPMDQGEQSVGPNNTTDRGDALQQINQDDIESFTVLKGSTAAALYGSRAANGAIIITTKSGAKNTKFGVEFTSNFAADQVLDYNRYQMIYGNGVWDATKLSGRKPASQGESVTYGAQTWGAKYDGSPVTYFDGSTGTYSPNPNRITEYYRTGTSFNNALALSGGNASTSFRLSYSNQDAKGISPVNDYHKKIANLGLNSKITEKLTLTFNLNYTNEVNNNPPQVGFQGAGAPNFLYRMSPAIPLRLFRDSAVNPATLSEAQTSGFQTTLLNPYYSNPRQFLVRKADRFLSTTTARYDFFKFLYLQGRVAFDYNSALNEGNTPHGVGASNLLQNGTGPAYSGSYNVNTNWQRNMNYDFLLGTNNQRFGDFSAELTLGGNIRDDRGSGVRASTANGLIVKDLYSIENGVQKNVNYDFNRQQVNSLYGVADFGYKSFLYLTITDRVDWFSVLTPPSFIISNPKNSVNYPSVSGSFVFSELLPNVKWLNYGKLRASYARTGSAGGINNFSSQLGYSLNANPFTANGYSYTLGNFNANYPNPFVTPFDVIEKEIGLEVKTLNSRLNFDVAVYHKSSQNQILNTPLSAASGFTTRPVNIGNLRNKGIEVLIDGTPIKTANFTWNTSMNAAYNESLVLKLADGQTTQVVNAFNANGNEFLGKLSYVVGMAMNQLQSPTYLRNAAGQILVTKDGALLATKYDVNFGQADPKWTGGWNNTFRYKRLSLLVHIDYKFGGKMFSSTALNGLRQGLTQASLVGREGGVKFPGIIYDPTGGPGGTPGPTNGTNNADRAVGVVPSTFYADYRTLQIADPFVFKSDFVKLRNITVSYDFSDMLKNVKYIKGISVSAFVRNVAILHKDVPDIDPEAMASTGDSRLGYEQSTIPTTRTFGLNLNVKF, encoded by the coding sequence ATGAAAAAAAGAAGAGGAACACCTTCATACAATAGTATTGTTACCGGTGTTTTCGCAGTACTTTTATGTGCGTCTTCTGCGCAGGCAGAAAATAACACGAACAGTAATGCAGCGGCTCTTGGACCTTTAGCCAAGCTTGCTGCCGCAAACGTTTTAGTAAAACCCGTGCCGGCAAAGACAGTTACCGGTAAAGTTGTTGATAGTAAAGGCGAGGCGCTGATAGGCGTAAGCATAGCTGAACAAGGAACAACCAAAGGTGTTGTTACCGATGCCGATGGTAATTACAGCATATCTGTTGAAGGAAATAATTCAATTTTAGTATTTACTTATATAGGCTACGAAACACAGAGCCAAACTGTAGGAGCGCGCACGGTAATTAACGTAACGCTACAAAACAAAAGCAGTAACCTTGAAGAGGTTGTGGTAACAGCCTTAGGTATAAAACGCGAATCAAAGAAGCTGGGTTATGCTGCAACAACAGCTAATGTTGAAGAGATTCAACAAAACCGTACCACTAACGTAATGTCATCTTTAGAGGGTAAAGTTGCGGGTTTGAACATTTCTCCGCCAGCTGCTGGTCCGGGTTCAAGTACCCGTATCCGCTTACGTGGTCAGGCTGCATTTAACGGTGCAACTAACTCTCCGTTGATTGTAGTAAACGGTTTGCCTATGGATCAGGGCGAACAAAGTGTTGGTCCAAATAATACAACAGACCGCGGTGACGCGCTTCAACAAATTAACCAGGATGATATTGAATCATTCACCGTATTGAAAGGTTCAACTGCAGCTGCGTTATATGGTTCAAGAGCGGCTAACGGAGCAATTATCATTACTACAAAAAGCGGAGCAAAGAATACCAAATTTGGCGTAGAGTTTACTTCAAATTTTGCTGCAGATCAGGTATTGGATTACAACCGTTATCAAATGATTTATGGTAATGGTGTTTGGGATGCAACAAAATTAAGTGGAAGAAAGCCAGCCAGTCAGGGCGAGTCTGTTACATACGGTGCCCAAACATGGGGTGCTAAATATGATGGTTCACCGGTTACCTACTTTGATGGCAGCACCGGAACATATTCTCCAAATCCAAATCGTATTACTGAATATTACAGAACGGGTACATCATTCAACAATGCTTTAGCACTTTCGGGTGGTAACGCAAGCACCAGTTTCAGATTGTCTTATTCAAATCAAGATGCAAAGGGAATCTCTCCTGTCAACGATTACCACAAGAAAATTGCTAACCTTGGTTTGAACAGTAAGATCACTGAAAAATTAACACTTACTTTTAACCTTAACTATACTAACGAGGTAAATAATAATCCACCTCAGGTGGGTTTTCAGGGTGCAGGTGCTCCTAACTTCTTATACCGTATGAGCCCGGCAATTCCGTTAAGGTTGTTTAGAGACAGCGCGGTTAACCCTGCAACTTTAAGCGAAGCTCAAACATCAGGTTTTCAAACAACTTTACTTAACCCGTACTACTCAAACCCTCGCCAGTTTTTGGTAAGGAAAGCAGATCGTTTTCTATCAACAACTACTGCAAGATATGATTTCTTTAAATTCTTATACTTACAAGGCAGGGTAGCGTTTGATTATAACAGTGCTTTAAATGAGGGCAACACGCCACATGGTGTTGGTGCCTCAAACTTGTTGCAGAATGGTACAGGTCCTGCTTACAGCGGTAGCTATAACGTTAATACCAACTGGCAGCGTAACATGAACTACGATTTCTTGTTGGGAACCAATAACCAAAGATTTGGTGATTTTTCAGCTGAGTTAACTTTAGGTGGTAATATTCGTGACGATCGTGGTAGTGGTGTTAGAGCTTCAACTGCTAACGGTTTAATTGTGAAAGACCTTTACTCAATTGAAAATGGTGTTCAAAAGAACGTAAACTACGACTTTAACAGACAACAGGTAAACTCACTTTATGGTGTGGCAGACTTTGGTTATAAAAGCTTCTTATACTTAACCATTACAGATCGTGTTGACTGGTTCTCTGTTTTAACGCCCCCATCATTCATAATTTCTAACCCAAAAAACTCAGTTAACTATCCATCAGTAAGCGGTAGCTTTGTGTTCTCGGAATTATTACCAAATGTAAAATGGTTAAATTACGGTAAATTAAGAGCGAGTTATGCACGTACTGGTAGTGCCGGAGGTATAAACAATTTTTCGAGTCAGCTTGGTTACAGCTTAAATGCTAACCCTTTCACTGCAAACGGATATAGCTACACCTTGGGGAACTTTAACGCCAATTATCCAAACCCTTTTGTTACGCCATTTGACGTAATTGAAAAAGAGATTGGTTTAGAAGTTAAAACCTTAAACAGTCGTTTAAATTTTGACGTTGCCGTATATCATAAAAGCTCTCAAAATCAAATATTAAACACACCTCTTTCTGCTGCTTCAGGCTTTACCACAAGGCCAGTTAACATTGGTAACTTGCGTAATAAAGGTATTGAGGTGTTAATTGACGGTACACCAATTAAAACCGCCAATTTTACCTGGAATACATCAATGAACGCGGCTTATAACGAGAGCCTTGTTTTAAAATTAGCCGATGGGCAAACCACTCAGGTAGTAAACGCTTTCAATGCTAATGGTAACGAGTTTTTAGGTAAATTAAGTTATGTAGTTGGTATGGCTATGAACCAATTACAGTCGCCTACTTATCTGAGAAATGCTGCCGGACAAATATTGGTTACAAAAGACGGTGCGTTATTAGCAACTAAATATGATGTTAATTTTGGACAGGCGGACCCTAAATGGACCGGTGGTTGGAATAACACATTCCGCTACAAGCGATTAAGCTTGTTGGTGCATATCGATTATAAATTTGGTGGTAAAATGTTTTCATCAACGGCACTTAACGGTTTAAGACAAGGTTTAACTCAGGCCTCATTAGTTGGTCGTGAAGGTGGTGTGAAATTCCCTGGTATAATTTATGATCCAACTGGTGGTCCAGGTGGCACACCCGGCCCAACAAATGGCACAAACAATGCCGACAGGGCTGTTGGTGTTGTTCCTTCAACATTCTATGCAGACTACCGTACATTACAGATTGCCGACCCATTTGTATTTAAAAGTGATTTTGTTAAGCTGAGAAATATTACAGTGAGCTATGACTTTAGTGACATGCTTAAAAATGTTAAATACATAAAAGGAATAAGCGTATCTGCGTTTGTACGTAACGTTGCAATACTTCATAAAGACGTTCCGGATATTGATCCTGAGGCAATGGCCTCTACAGGCGATTCAAGGTTGGGTTATGAGCAAAGTACCATACCCACAACCCGCACATTTGGCCTTAACTTAAATGTTAAATTCTAA
- a CDS encoding RraA family protein encodes MKKTNLTIVALALLLSASVKVSAQTAAQAPAQPQVNQADRDELIFLTPEWKGERFPDGRPKVPEDIIQRMKSVSIEEAWATMGGSRFNYQLAEDWNIKINPDSVLCGRALTVTFMPYRPDMWKAIDERGKKEGRRAQNVWGVEQLQKGDVYVADQFGLHKNGPTIGDRVAADIYKRTGTGIVYNGAIRDLEGLKELGGFTSYVDSYSPSYHNPGSDQNTMIMGVNKPTRIRQVTVMPGDVVLGKQGVVIFIPPHLAEKVVKASERTRLEDMFAHIRTAEGKYTAGQMDANWPAPIREDYLAWLKAAVKDKKIKLPVAKAQVEEIIAAADVANVH; translated from the coding sequence ATGAAGAAGACAAACCTTACAATAGTTGCGCTTGCGCTTTTGCTTAGTGCATCTGTTAAAGTTTCTGCCCAAACTGCGGCGCAGGCTCCTGCACAACCGCAAGTTAATCAGGCTGATAGAGATGAGTTAATTTTCCTTACCCCTGAGTGGAAAGGCGAACGCTTTCCTGACGGCCGTCCAAAAGTACCGGAGGATATCATTCAGCGTATGAAGTCGGTAAGTATTGAAGAAGCATGGGCTACGATGGGTGGTTCACGTTTCAACTACCAATTGGCTGAAGATTGGAATATTAAAATAAACCCAGATAGCGTATTGTGTGGCCGTGCACTTACCGTTACTTTCATGCCTTATCGCCCTGATATGTGGAAAGCAATTGATGAGCGTGGTAAAAAAGAAGGTCGCCGTGCACAAAACGTATGGGGCGTTGAACAATTGCAAAAAGGAGACGTTTATGTAGCCGACCAGTTTGGCTTGCACAAAAACGGACCAACCATTGGCGACCGTGTAGCAGCTGACATTTATAAAAGAACCGGTACTGGTATTGTTTACAATGGCGCAATCAGAGACCTTGAAGGGTTAAAAGAATTAGGTGGCTTTACATCATACGTTGACAGCTATTCACCAAGCTACCATAATCCGGGCAGTGACCAAAATACCATGATTATGGGTGTTAATAAACCAACCCGTATCCGTCAGGTAACTGTTATGCCAGGCGACGTTGTATTAGGTAAACAAGGTGTTGTTATTTTTATACCTCCACACTTAGCAGAGAAAGTAGTTAAAGCATCAGAAAGAACACGTTTAGAGGATATGTTCGCTCACATCCGTACGGCTGAAGGCAAATATACCGCCGGACAGATGGATGCCAACTGGCCTGCTCCTATCAGAGAAGACTATCTTGCATGGTTAAAAGCTGCTGTTAAAGACAAAAAAATAAAACTACCGGTAGCGAAAGCTCAAGTGGAAGAAATTATTGCTGCGGCCGATGTAGCTAACGTACACTAA
- a CDS encoding mandelate racemase/muconate lactonizing enzyme family protein, protein MSTQQNRRSFLTKAGVSAAALASTPLIKTFGNGLEDAKERTSMMSAPADLRVTAVKCAYNRFGGMFVKLETNQGITGWGESVDASVGSYYLLKRMAGSVMRGNPLKPNVIFEQVRKGGVFGGAQSGAFVATLTALECALWDLTGKALGLPIHQLLGGKFRDKVRVYCDTEFYSGGGKTPENFAKAAQDVLNRGYTACKFDLDEANDPNKFDRTNWTAGLGEVERMVSCVEAARKQVGNKMDIACDMHGRYDAPTARRVAKALEPYNLMWLEEPIPADNAEVYKSISAETSTPICCGENVYLTYGFTRLLSEHMVDIIMPDLQKCGGLGEGQRIASMANAYYTPFSPHMVGTMVGAMATAHVCAAVPNFQIMEWQTKSDTDAAWKEMVIFDKPFVEKGFMTVLDKPGIGVDVNVEGMKKYATPGVPFFE, encoded by the coding sequence ATGTCAACACAACAAAACAGGCGTTCATTTTTAACTAAAGCAGGAGTAAGTGCCGCGGCTTTAGCTTCAACGCCGTTGATAAAAACTTTCGGAAACGGTTTAGAAGATGCGAAAGAAAGAACCTCAATGATGTCGGCTCCTGCTGATTTAAGAGTAACTGCTGTTAAATGTGCTTATAACAGGTTTGGCGGAATGTTTGTTAAATTAGAAACAAATCAGGGCATAACAGGCTGGGGCGAATCAGTAGACGCCAGTGTCGGCAGCTACTATTTGTTAAAGCGTATGGCTGGCAGCGTAATGAGAGGAAACCCGCTAAAACCTAACGTAATTTTTGAGCAAGTACGTAAAGGCGGCGTTTTTGGCGGTGCACAGTCTGGTGCATTTGTTGCAACGTTAACAGCATTAGAATGCGCGCTGTGGGATTTAACCGGTAAAGCACTTGGCTTACCTATCCACCAGTTACTGGGTGGCAAATTCCGCGACAAAGTGCGTGTATATTGCGACACCGAGTTTTATTCGGGTGGTGGTAAAACCCCTGAAAACTTTGCTAAAGCTGCTCAAGACGTGCTTAACCGTGGTTATACAGCTTGTAAGTTTGACCTTGACGAGGCTAACGACCCAAACAAATTTGACCGTACTAACTGGACTGCCGGCTTAGGTGAAGTTGAAAGAATGGTTTCCTGCGTTGAAGCAGCCAGAAAACAAGTTGGCAATAAAATGGACATTGCTTGCGATATGCACGGTCGTTATGACGCCCCTACCGCTCGCCGTGTTGCTAAGGCATTAGAGCCTTATAACCTGATGTGGTTAGAAGAACCGATCCCTGCTGACAACGCTGAGGTTTACAAATCAATCAGTGCCGAAACTTCAACTCCAATTTGCTGTGGCGAGAACGTGTACTTAACTTACGGCTTTACCCGCTTACTGTCTGAGCATATGGTTGACATCATTATGCCCGATCTGCAAAAGTGTGGTGGTTTAGGCGAAGGGCAGCGCATTGCTTCTATGGCTAACGCGTACTACACGCCATTCTCTCCGCACATGGTAGGTACCATGGTTGGTGCTATGGCAACTGCACACGTTTGTGCCGCTGTGCCTAACTTCCAGATCATGGAGTGGCAAACAAAATCAGATACTGACGCTGCGTGGAAAGAGATGGTTATTTTTGACAAACCATTTGTTGAAAAAGGCTTCATGACCGTTTTAGACAAACCAGGTATTGGTGTTGACGTTAACGTTGAAGGTATGAAGAAATATGCTACCCCAGGCGTTCCTTTCTTTGAATAA
- a CDS encoding AraC family transcriptional regulator gives MNQLLLQQETSKELADFPHIKEFAYKKNTTIQLNSFNVGLMDGIGIYYVLEGKHNWVIGSTEHTLYPGDIAVILPGENFGGKNNILNIGSLMWVRLDVHSRKQLIGDWSQLTKKERHSLEQILSVNKDLLVLNIKEAQPLFFELKHELQHAEVGFSTRVAQLLDHLFIIICRQLIRQNHSRRDFPTTFLRLEQTLRQNLARQWTVEEMAAFAGMGTTAFTEKVKNYSGFSPLNYLINLRITEAIKLLKRGEVNVTDIALAIGFYSSQHFSTTFKKLTGYTPSEFRKNNLTFNQQQ, from the coding sequence ATGAATCAGTTGTTGCTACAACAGGAAACATCAAAAGAACTGGCTGACTTTCCGCATATTAAAGAGTTTGCCTACAAAAAAAATACAACCATTCAACTCAACTCATTCAATGTTGGGTTAATGGATGGCATTGGTATTTATTATGTTTTAGAAGGCAAGCATAATTGGGTAATTGGGTCTACCGAGCATACTTTATATCCGGGTGATATTGCAGTGATACTGCCCGGTGAAAACTTCGGTGGTAAAAACAACATTCTTAACATTGGCTCATTAATGTGGGTTAGGCTTGATGTGCATAGCCGCAAACAATTAATAGGAGACTGGAGCCAGTTGACTAAAAAGGAACGTCATTCGCTTGAGCAGATCTTATCAGTAAACAAAGATTTACTTGTACTTAATATTAAAGAAGCGCAACCCTTGTTTTTTGAGTTGAAACACGAGCTTCAGCATGCCGAAGTTGGCTTTAGCACCCGTGTTGCACAATTGCTTGATCATTTATTTATTATAATATGCCGCCAACTCATCAGGCAAAACCACTCTCGCAGGGATTTTCCAACCACTTTTTTACGGCTTGAACAAACATTGCGTCAAAACCTGGCCCGCCAATGGACGGTGGAAGAAATGGCAGCTTTTGCTGGCATGGGCACTACTGCATTTACCGAGAAGGTAAAAAACTACTCCGGTTTCTCGCCGTTAAACTACCTTATAAACCTGCGTATTACAGAAGCTATAAAGCTTTTAAAGCGTGGGGAGGTGAATGTTACTGATATAGCATTAGCTATTGGCTTCTACTCATCGCAGCACTTTTCAACTACGTTTAAAAAGCTTACAGGATACACCCCAAGCGAGTTCAGAAAAAATAACCTCACCTTTAATCAGCAGCAATAA